The following proteins are encoded in a genomic region of Nitratireductor sp. GISD-1A_MAKvit:
- a CDS encoding DMT family transporter — translation MPAASDVGVERQPLVGIALKVISVAIFVIMSSLIKSAGTVPSGQIVFFRSFFAIFPIIAMLAWRRELKTAFHTTHPVSHIMRGLVGVTAMGLGFFALTRLPLPDAITLNYAQPLIVVVFSAIFMGEVVRIYRWSAVAVGFVGVIIIAWPKLTLLTGGAGLEAAEAVGVIAALCAATGSAVAMLLVRRLVQTEKTATIVLWFSVTATVLALFTIPFGWESLSREQYLALAGAGVCGGVAQILMTECYRHAELSTIAPFEYTSMLLAIVIGYFVFGDVPTAYTLVGGAIVIGAGLFIIWRERQLGLKRVAARRFVPPAS, via the coding sequence ATGCCCGCTGCGAGCGACGTCGGCGTTGAACGCCAGCCTCTTGTCGGCATTGCGCTGAAGGTCATATCGGTCGCCATATTCGTGATCATGTCTTCGCTGATCAAATCGGCGGGCACGGTGCCATCCGGGCAGATCGTCTTCTTCCGCTCGTTCTTCGCAATCTTCCCCATCATCGCCATGCTCGCATGGCGCAGGGAACTCAAAACCGCGTTTCACACCACGCACCCCGTCAGCCACATCATGCGCGGCCTTGTCGGCGTCACCGCAATGGGGCTTGGCTTTTTCGCACTGACACGGCTGCCCCTGCCGGATGCCATCACCCTGAATTACGCGCAGCCGCTGATCGTGGTGGTGTTTTCGGCGATCTTCATGGGAGAGGTGGTGCGCATATACCGCTGGAGCGCGGTTGCGGTCGGCTTCGTTGGCGTGATCATCATTGCCTGGCCAAAACTCACACTGCTCACCGGCGGCGCGGGACTGGAGGCGGCCGAGGCCGTTGGGGTCATTGCGGCCCTTTGCGCGGCCACCGGCTCCGCTGTCGCCATGCTTCTGGTCCGCCGTCTGGTGCAGACGGAAAAGACAGCCACGATCGTTCTGTGGTTTTCCGTCACGGCAACGGTGCTTGCGCTGTTCACCATACCGTTCGGCTGGGAAAGCCTGTCGCGCGAGCAATATCTGGCGCTGGCCGGGGCTGGTGTTTGCGGCGGTGTCGCGCAGATCCTCATGACCGAGTGCTATCGCCATGCAGAGCTTTCAACCATTGCTCCTTTTGAATACACGTCGATGCTTCTGGCGATTGTAATCGGCTATTTCGTGTTTGGCGATGTTCCCACAGCCTACACACTGGTCGGTGGGGCAATCGTTATCGGTGCCGGTCTGTTCATCATCTGGCGCGAGCGGCAGCTGGGCCTCAAAAGAGTTGCCGCCCGCCGCTTCGTTCCCCCGGCTTCATGA
- the pepN gene encoding aminopeptidase N, which translates to MRTENGQVVRLEDYKPSPYLIPETRLDFQLDPHETLVTATLKLERSEGASVDAPLELDGEELRLETLKIDGCDVPASGYEQHPDGLTITCLPASRTFELVIRTRIAPALNKALMGLYVSNGVFCTQCEAEGFRRITYFLDRPDVLSVYTVRIEADRKIAPLLLSNGNPVSKGELENGRHFAVWQDPFPKPSYLFALVAGDLGVLRDSFETASGRTVELGIYVEHGKEARATYAMDALKRSMRWDEKRFGREYDLDVFNIVAVSDFNAGAMENKGLNVFNDKYVLADADTATDVDFANIEAIIAHEYFHNWTGNRITCRDWFQLCLKEGLTVFRDHEFSADERSRAVKRIAEVRALRSHQFPEDQGPLAHPVRPRRYREINNFYTATVYEKGSEVVRMLQTILGDALFRAGMDLYFERHDGQAVTIEDFLKAFEDVSECDLGQFSLWYHQAGTPSVTVSSRYDARAATFTVELEQSVPPTPSENRKRLMHIPLSFGLVGPDGSDLPYRSAEGASVENGVIHLRKRHHTVTFTGVEARPVLSINRGFSAPIALSTQSRVEDRLFLARHDSDPFSRWQALTSLFNDALIAASKAVRGGKKPVFTEDLLTLAVNLATDASLEEAFRALVLTVPAEADIAREIGRDIDPDAIHAARMALLRSIAESGRDVFRSLYDNMRTQAPFSPDAASAGRRALRSTLLEFIAVGERSPRLAKQQFDEADNMTERAGALTVLAQHFYDTQEGRSALIAFEERYRDNPLVLDKWFQLQAMVPAHETVLNVRKLMRHGHFSMANPNRVRALIGTFSMANQTGFHAADGEGYRLVAETVTELDRQNPQVAARLATAFRSWRSLEKGRRELARSTLAELSSRKSLSRDLADIVERTLA; encoded by the coding sequence ATGCGCACTGAAAACGGCCAGGTTGTCCGTCTCGAGGACTACAAACCAAGTCCTTATCTCATCCCCGAAACCAGGCTGGATTTCCAACTGGACCCGCACGAGACACTGGTAACGGCCACGCTGAAACTGGAGCGGTCCGAAGGCGCGTCGGTTGACGCTCCGCTGGAACTCGACGGAGAAGAACTCAGGTTAGAGACACTGAAGATCGACGGATGTGACGTGCCGGCCTCGGGGTATGAACAGCACCCCGACGGACTCACGATCACCTGTCTACCGGCCTCGCGGACCTTTGAACTCGTCATTCGTACGCGGATAGCCCCGGCCCTGAACAAGGCTTTGATGGGCCTCTACGTTTCAAACGGAGTGTTCTGCACCCAGTGCGAGGCAGAAGGGTTTCGGCGCATCACCTATTTCCTCGACCGACCCGACGTGCTTTCGGTCTACACGGTGCGCATCGAGGCGGACAGAAAGATCGCCCCCCTCCTCCTCTCGAACGGAAACCCGGTGAGTAAGGGAGAGCTGGAAAACGGACGCCATTTCGCCGTCTGGCAGGACCCCTTCCCAAAACCGTCCTATCTCTTTGCGCTGGTTGCCGGGGACCTCGGTGTCCTTCGGGACAGTTTCGAGACCGCATCAGGGCGCACGGTGGAGCTTGGCATTTATGTCGAACATGGCAAGGAGGCACGGGCAACCTATGCGATGGACGCCCTCAAGCGGTCCATGCGCTGGGACGAAAAACGCTTTGGTCGGGAATACGACCTCGACGTCTTCAACATCGTTGCCGTCTCCGATTTCAATGCCGGTGCTATGGAGAACAAGGGGCTCAATGTCTTCAACGACAAGTATGTGCTTGCCGACGCCGACACGGCAACGGATGTTGATTTCGCCAACATCGAAGCCATTATCGCTCACGAATATTTTCACAATTGGACTGGAAACAGAATCACTTGCCGTGACTGGTTCCAGCTTTGTCTGAAGGAGGGGCTCACGGTCTTTCGTGACCATGAATTCTCCGCGGATGAGCGCTCCCGGGCGGTCAAGCGCATCGCCGAGGTCCGCGCCCTGCGCTCCCATCAGTTTCCTGAAGATCAGGGACCGCTTGCCCATCCGGTCCGCCCAAGGCGCTATCGCGAGATCAACAATTTCTACACGGCCACGGTCTATGAAAAGGGATCGGAAGTCGTGCGCATGCTGCAGACCATCCTGGGAGATGCTCTCTTCCGGGCGGGCATGGATCTCTATTTCGAGAGGCATGACGGTCAGGCCGTGACGATCGAGGATTTTCTCAAAGCATTTGAAGACGTTTCAGAGTGCGATCTCGGTCAGTTTTCCCTTTGGTATCACCAGGCGGGCACCCCCAGCGTGACCGTTTCTTCGCGGTACGATGCCCGGGCCGCGACCTTTACCGTTGAACTTGAACAGTCCGTGCCGCCCACCCCCTCCGAGAACCGCAAACGCCTCATGCACATTCCGCTGTCCTTCGGGCTGGTGGGCCCGGACGGAAGCGATCTCCCCTATCGAAGCGCCGAAGGGGCAAGTGTGGAAAACGGCGTCATCCATCTGCGCAAGCGTCATCACACGGTGACGTTCACCGGGGTTGAGGCCCGCCCAGTTCTCTCCATCAATCGTGGCTTTTCCGCTCCGATCGCCCTTTCCACCCAGAGTCGGGTGGAAGACAGGCTGTTTCTGGCGCGACACGACAGCGATCCGTTTTCGCGCTGGCAGGCGCTCACCAGTCTTTTCAACGATGCGCTGATTGCCGCCAGCAAGGCGGTTCGCGGCGGCAAGAAACCTGTGTTCACCGAGGATCTGCTCACGCTTGCCGTAAACCTGGCGACGGATGCATCGCTCGAAGAAGCGTTTCGCGCGCTGGTTCTGACGGTGCCGGCAGAGGCCGATATCGCACGTGAAATTGGACGAGACATCGATCCCGATGCGATCCACGCTGCCCGCATGGCGCTGCTCCGGTCCATCGCGGAGTCCGGAAGGGATGTTTTTCGTAGCCTCTACGACAACATGCGCACACAGGCCCCGTTCTCCCCCGACGCAGCGAGTGCCGGCCGGCGTGCATTGCGCTCGACTTTGCTCGAATTCATCGCGGTTGGAGAACGAAGCCCCCGGCTCGCGAAACAGCAGTTCGATGAAGCTGACAACATGACCGAACGCGCAGGCGCCCTGACCGTACTGGCACAGCACTTTTACGATACGCAAGAAGGCCGCAGCGCGCTTATCGCCTTCGAGGAGCGCTACCGCGACAACCCGCTCGTGCTCGACAAATGGTTCCAGCTCCAGGCGATGGTTCCAGCACATGAGACGGTTTTGAATGTTCGAAAACTGATGCGGCACGGGCATTTTTCAATGGCCAATCCCAATCGGGTCCGTGCGCTCATCGGCACATTCTCCATGGCCAATCAGACGGGGTTTCATGCGGCCGACGGCGAGGGCTACCGCCTCGTCGCCGAGACGGTCACCGAACTGGACCGGCAAAATCCTCAGGTAGCAGCGAGGCTGGCGACCGCATTCCGCTCCTGGCGTTCACTGGAAAAGGGCCGCCGGGAGCTTGCCCGGTCGACTCTAGCCGAGCTGAGCAGTCGGAAGAGCCTGTCGCGCGATCTTGCTGATATCGTTGAACGTACCCTCGCCTGA
- a CDS encoding uracil-DNA glycosylase family protein gives MDSAGLRELLTFYADAGVDEPLLDEAADRFEETRIEAEKRAARREPVRQKTVVPPQSRPAVPKAAVPDDAQAARARELAGSADSLEALRELLSGFDGCNLKTTAKNTVFADGNPQASVMFVGEAPGRDEDLQGLPFVGRSGKLLDRMLASIGLDRTSAYISNVIPWRPPGNRDPSPLETEICRPFIERHIELVAPKVLVTLGNPSTKLLLNTQTGIMRMRGNWAAHKTPSGRAIPTMPTLHPAYLLRNPAHKKLAWNDFLAIRLKLDEAGGSGAPVS, from the coding sequence ATGGATTCCGCTGGACTAAGGGAGCTTTTGACCTTCTACGCCGATGCCGGCGTGGATGAGCCGCTCCTTGATGAAGCGGCCGACCGATTTGAGGAAACCCGGATCGAAGCAGAGAAACGCGCGGCCAGACGCGAGCCCGTGCGGCAGAAAACGGTTGTTCCGCCCCAGAGCCGGCCGGCTGTGCCAAAAGCTGCGGTACCCGATGATGCACAGGCTGCGCGGGCGCGCGAGCTTGCCGGAAGTGCAGACAGTCTCGAGGCGCTGCGCGAGCTGCTCTCAGGCTTCGATGGGTGCAACCTCAAGACCACTGCGAAGAACACCGTGTTCGCCGACGGCAATCCGCAGGCAAGCGTGATGTTTGTCGGCGAGGCACCGGGCCGCGACGAGGACCTGCAGGGGCTGCCCTTTGTCGGCCGCTCGGGCAAACTGCTTGATCGCATGCTTGCCTCCATCGGTCTCGACCGGACATCCGCCTATATTTCCAACGTAATTCCGTGGCGGCCGCCCGGCAACAGAGACCCCTCGCCCCTGGAAACCGAAATCTGCCGCCCGTTCATCGAACGCCACATCGAGCTCGTTGCTCCGAAGGTGCTGGTGACGCTCGGCAACCCCTCTACAAAGCTGCTTTTGAACACCCAGACCGGCATCATGCGGATGCGTGGCAACTGGGCGGCACACAAGACGCCGTCAGGCCGTGCGATCCCCACCATGCCGACATTGCACCCGGCGTACCTTCTGCGCAATCCGGCTCACAAGAAACTTGCCTGGAACGATTTTCTGGCAATCCGGCTGAAACTCGATGAGGCGGGTGGATCGGGCGCGCCGGTCTCTTAA
- a CDS encoding ATP-binding protein yields MARLLSILNTTAARLSALYLILFAVCASFLVIYMTSLSARMLVGQTQEAINEEVRGLDRAYRRGGLPLLVRVIESRSRQPGANLYLLADANGRILSGNVESLQPGVLDRMGWTERPFTYSRFGEGEARLEPRPGGAEHRAVAVVFRLPNQIIVMVGRDLGEPEKFRNVMQRALVVTLAIMCAGALLIWYFVGRRALKRIDRVSEASRSIMGGDLSRRLPVSGAGDEFDRLSDNLNKMLDRIAALNEGLRQVSDNVAHDLKTPLTRLRNRAEAALAADPSKADYRAALEQSIAESDQLIRTFNAILMISRLEAGYSAEATSRIDIRAILADVVELYEPLAEEQGVSLSARIDDAVELRGNRELIGQALSNIVDNAIKYSAGSSESPSVEVSLVKGAQEVRLTVRDNGPGVPREDQQRMTERFVRLEESRTQPGSGLGLSLAKAVMTFHGGSLEFADNSPGLAVTMVFPLERPKRT; encoded by the coding sequence ATGGCCCGGCTTCTCTCCATTCTCAACACGACGGCAGCGCGCCTGTCGGCGCTGTACCTCATTCTGTTTGCGGTGTGTGCGTCGTTTCTGGTCATCTACATGACATCGCTGTCTGCACGTATGCTCGTCGGGCAGACGCAGGAAGCAATCAATGAGGAGGTGCGAGGCCTTGACCGGGCCTATCGGCGTGGCGGACTGCCTCTGCTCGTGCGGGTAATCGAATCGCGGTCGCGCCAGCCGGGCGCCAACCTCTATCTGCTGGCCGATGCCAATGGCCGCATCCTCTCGGGCAATGTGGAAAGCCTTCAGCCCGGTGTGCTCGACAGGATGGGATGGACCGAACGGCCCTTCACCTACAGTCGGTTCGGAGAAGGGGAGGCGCGGCTGGAGCCGCGGCCCGGCGGGGCCGAACACAGGGCCGTGGCGGTGGTGTTTCGTTTGCCCAATCAGATCATTGTCATGGTTGGCAGAGATCTGGGTGAACCGGAAAAGTTTCGGAACGTGATGCAGCGCGCCCTCGTGGTCACCCTGGCCATCATGTGTGCGGGTGCGCTGCTAATCTGGTATTTTGTCGGGAGACGCGCCCTCAAGCGCATTGACCGTGTGTCCGAGGCAAGCCGCAGCATCATGGGCGGAGACCTCAGCAGGCGCCTTCCTGTTTCTGGTGCCGGTGACGAATTTGATCGACTGTCAGACAATCTCAACAAGATGCTGGATCGCATCGCGGCACTGAACGAGGGGCTTCGGCAGGTTTCCGACAATGTCGCTCACGATCTCAAGACGCCGCTCACCCGGCTGCGCAACAGGGCGGAGGCTGCACTTGCGGCAGATCCGAGCAAGGCAGACTATCGTGCCGCGCTGGAGCAGAGCATCGCTGAATCCGACCAGTTGATCCGGACCTTTAATGCCATTCTCATGATTTCGCGACTTGAAGCAGGGTATTCGGCCGAGGCGACTTCGCGGATCGATATAAGGGCGATCCTCGCTGATGTGGTTGAGCTATATGAACCTCTTGCAGAAGAGCAGGGCGTCTCGCTCAGCGCACGGATCGACGATGCGGTGGAATTGCGGGGCAATCGGGAACTGATCGGCCAGGCTCTTTCAAACATCGTCGACAACGCCATCAAATATTCGGCCGGCTCCAGCGAAAGCCCTTCAGTCGAGGTGAGCCTCGTCAAGGGAGCGCAGGAGGTGCGTCTGACGGTGCGGGACAACGGGCCGGGTGTTCCCCGGGAAGATCAGCAGCGAATGACCGAACGTTTCGTGCGGCTTGAGGAAAGCCGCACGCAACCCGGTTCGGGACTTGGGCTCAGCCTTGCAAAGGCTGTCATGACCTTCCATGGTGGCTCCCTCGAATTCGCCGACAATTCGCCTGGCCTGGCTGTGACGATGGTCTTTCCTCTGGAACGTCCCAAGCGGACCTAG
- a CDS encoding class I SAM-dependent methyltransferase, with translation MSEPETATTSPVDEEALAEAYNRALALEKAGDLDAAAAAYREVLALDPADHGGAAVRIASMGRGDTPSRAPEAYVATLFDQHAGAFETILVDQLGYDVPALTRRALDEVAPGPYRRMLDLGCGTGLAGEVLRDIADHITGIDLSESMIEVTDEKDVYDALYVGDAVDFLHHADVEPFDLITATDVLPYLGDLDAFFAGAAELSGDGAVLAFSSETLPDEVLAGRAFMVGPHQRFAHSEAYLAEMLARHGFSGLAIANIVVRHEMGKPVPGHLVVARRKVVA, from the coding sequence TTGTCCGAACCTGAAACCGCCACCACAAGCCCCGTCGACGAAGAGGCGCTGGCCGAGGCCTACAATCGCGCCCTTGCGCTCGAAAAAGCCGGCGATCTTGATGCAGCCGCTGCCGCCTATCGGGAGGTGCTCGCTCTCGATCCTGCCGACCATGGCGGTGCGGCGGTGCGGATTGCCTCGATGGGGCGGGGCGATACGCCTTCCCGGGCTCCTGAAGCCTATGTGGCGACGCTGTTCGATCAGCACGCCGGTGCATTTGAGACCATTCTGGTCGATCAACTGGGCTATGACGTGCCGGCACTGACCCGCAGGGCGTTGGATGAGGTCGCACCGGGGCCTTACCGGCGCATGCTGGATCTGGGCTGTGGAACGGGGCTTGCCGGCGAGGTGTTGCGTGACATCGCAGACCACATCACCGGCATCGACCTCTCGGAGTCCATGATCGAGGTCACCGACGAGAAAGACGTCTACGACGCGCTCTATGTGGGCGATGCGGTGGATTTTCTCCATCACGCGGATGTCGAACCCTTCGACCTGATCACCGCGACCGATGTTTTGCCTTATCTGGGCGACCTCGATGCGTTTTTCGCTGGCGCGGCGGAGCTATCCGGGGATGGGGCGGTTCTCGCCTTTTCAAGCGAGACCCTGCCGGACGAGGTGCTCGCCGGCCGTGCCTTCATGGTCGGGCCGCACCAGCGCTTCGCCCATTCGGAGGCCTATCTCGCGGAAATGCTCGCCCGGCACGGGTTTTCCGGGCTTGCCATCGCCAACATCGTGGTTCGCCATGAGATGGGAAAACCCGTTCCCGGTCATCTTGTCGTTGCGCGCAGGAAGGTGGTCGCTTAA
- a CDS encoding xanthine dehydrogenase family protein molybdopterin-binding subunit, translated as MSVMTPKFGMGASPRRKEDAAFITGRGRYTDDFLPEGTLHLHVLRSPVAKAVFSISSVDEARASPGVQLVLTGADVAHLKDLQSGAMQKQPDGTRAPTRDIPILCRDRVQYVGDAVALVVAETRAQAQNAAELIEIDYEDDEPVTATAEALSEEAPLVWPELGTNRAFLNHVGDREKAQAAFERADHVTRVAFVNNRLVCNYMEPRAALAEWRDDEDRFVLTTGSQGVHSMRSILCKTFGFGPEKLRVVTPDVGGGFGPKTFVYREYAMVMEAARQLGRPVKWTGDRSEHFMTDAQGRDNVVVAEMAMDRDGRFLALRVDLTANMGAYISQFAPFIPFVGVSMSTGVYDIQALDVTIKGVYTNTCPVDAYRGAGRPEAAFLLEKLVDACAREIGLERDEIRRRNFIKPEQFPYRTQTGRLYDVGEFEGHMDQCMKNAGWHTFEERLAHSREKGKLRGIGMATYIEACAFAGSEPAHVRLNADGTVTLLIGTQSNGQGHATAYAQFVADRLNIDIDKVTVRQGDTDELASGGGTGGSRSIPLGGVSAARAGEDLAEKIRKLAADELEASVEDIELSGGAARIVGTDRSVDFASIATAARKPEDIEGFGEFFQEEATYPNGTHICEVEIDPETGSTEVVAYTIVDDFGATVNPVLLEGQVHGGVAQGLGQALTEETIYSEDGQLVTASFMDYAMPRADNLPFIDFQTRNVPSTTNAMGIKGAGEAGTIGATPAVLNAVTDALYRAYGITHIEMPATPKRVWSAINEARNAA; from the coding sequence ATGAGTGTGATGACGCCGAAATTCGGAATGGGCGCATCTCCGCGTCGCAAGGAGGATGCCGCGTTCATCACGGGGCGCGGGCGTTATACGGACGATTTCCTGCCTGAAGGAACGTTGCATCTCCATGTTCTGCGCTCGCCCGTTGCAAAAGCGGTCTTCAGCATCTCCTCCGTTGACGAGGCCAGGGCCTCCCCGGGTGTTCAGCTGGTGCTGACGGGTGCCGATGTCGCGCATCTGAAGGACCTGCAGTCGGGGGCAATGCAGAAACAGCCCGACGGCACGCGGGCTCCCACGCGCGACATCCCCATCCTTTGCCGGGACCGTGTCCAGTATGTCGGTGATGCCGTGGCCCTGGTGGTGGCGGAAACCCGCGCGCAGGCACAGAATGCGGCTGAACTGATCGAGATCGATTACGAGGATGATGAGCCCGTCACGGCTACCGCGGAAGCCCTGTCGGAAGAGGCGCCGCTTGTGTGGCCGGAGCTGGGCACCAACCGGGCATTTCTAAACCATGTCGGGGACAGGGAAAAAGCGCAGGCCGCTTTCGAACGGGCTGATCATGTGACGCGCGTCGCTTTTGTGAACAACCGCCTCGTCTGCAATTACATGGAGCCGCGGGCGGCTCTGGCGGAGTGGCGGGACGATGAAGACCGCTTTGTGCTGACCACCGGCTCGCAGGGCGTGCATTCCATGCGCTCCATTCTCTGCAAGACCTTCGGGTTCGGGCCGGAAAAGCTCCGGGTCGTCACGCCGGATGTCGGCGGAGGTTTTGGCCCGAAAACCTTTGTCTACCGTGAGTATGCAATGGTGATGGAGGCCGCGCGGCAGCTCGGGCGCCCGGTCAAATGGACCGGCGACCGAAGCGAGCACTTCATGACCGATGCCCAGGGGCGCGACAATGTCGTGGTCGCAGAAATGGCCATGGACAGGGATGGCCGCTTTCTCGCCCTACGTGTCGATCTCACGGCGAATATGGGAGCTTACATCTCTCAGTTCGCTCCATTCATCCCCTTTGTCGGCGTTTCCATGTCGACCGGTGTCTACGATATCCAGGCGCTGGATGTGACGATCAAGGGCGTTTACACAAACACATGCCCGGTCGATGCCTATCGCGGCGCCGGGCGCCCGGAGGCGGCTTTCCTTCTGGAAAAACTGGTTGATGCCTGCGCGCGGGAGATCGGTCTCGAGCGCGACGAAATCCGCCGCCGCAATTTCATAAAACCCGAGCAGTTTCCCTATCGCACCCAGACCGGACGCCTCTACGATGTGGGTGAGTTCGAAGGGCATATGGACCAGTGCATGAAAAATGCCGGCTGGCATACGTTCGAAGAACGGCTAGCCCACTCGCGCGAGAAGGGAAAACTGCGTGGCATCGGCATGGCCACCTATATCGAGGCCTGCGCTTTTGCCGGGTCGGAACCCGCACATGTGCGTCTCAACGCAGACGGCACCGTCACGCTTTTGATCGGCACCCAATCGAACGGGCAGGGGCATGCCACCGCCTATGCGCAATTCGTGGCCGACAGGCTGAACATCGATATCGACAAGGTTACGGTGCGTCAGGGCGATACGGACGAACTGGCATCGGGAGGCGGCACCGGCGGGTCGCGCTCCATCCCGCTGGGAGGCGTTTCCGCCGCCCGTGCGGGCGAAGACCTTGCCGAAAAGATCCGAAAGCTGGCAGCCGATGAGCTTGAGGCTTCGGTCGAGGATATCGAGCTGTCGGGCGGTGCCGCGCGCATCGTGGGCACCGACCGGTCGGTGGATTTCGCATCCATAGCCACGGCTGCGAGGAAGCCGGAGGACATCGAGGGTTTTGGAGAATTCTTCCAGGAAGAGGCGACCTATCCCAACGGGACGCATATCTGTGAAGTTGAAATAGACCCGGAAACCGGCAGCACCGAGGTGGTTGCCTACACGATCGTCGATGATTTCGGTGCCACCGTGAATCCGGTTCTGCTGGAAGGGCAGGTGCATGGCGGGGTTGCACAGGGCCTGGGCCAGGCGCTGACGGAAGAAACCATCTACTCCGAAGACGGTCAGTTGGTGACGGCGAGCTTCATGGATTATGCGATGCCGCGCGCCGACAACCTGCCTTTCATCGATTTTCAGACCCGCAACGTCCCCTCGACCACCAATGCAATGGGCATCAAGGGGGCAGGGGAAGCAGGCACCATCGGAGCAACACCGGCCGTTCTCAATGCCGTTACAGATGCACTTTACCGTGCCTATGGCATTACACATATCGAGATGCCAGCCACGCCGAAGCGGGTGTGGTCCGCCATCAACGAGGCCCGAAACGCCGCATGA
- a CDS encoding winged helix-turn-helix domain-containing protein translates to MKILVIEDDREAADYLKNAFAEAGHTADIARDGDSGFSLADTGSYDVFVIDRMLPRRDGLSIITELRENGNTTPALILSALGEVDDRVTGLRAGGDDYLTKPYAFSELLARVEVLRRRSGSKDIETSYQVGDLELDRLSHTVRRAGREIVLQPREFRLLEFMMRHAGQVVTRTMLLENVWDYHFDPQTNVIDVHISRLRGKIEKDFDKPLLHTVRGAGYMLKD, encoded by the coding sequence ATGAAAATTCTTGTCATCGAGGATGATCGGGAGGCGGCCGATTATCTGAAGAACGCGTTTGCAGAGGCCGGTCACACAGCCGATATCGCCCGCGATGGCGATAGTGGCTTTTCCCTTGCCGATACCGGAAGCTACGATGTTTTCGTTATCGACCGCATGCTGCCTCGCCGCGACGGGCTTTCGATCATCACCGAACTGCGCGAGAACGGTAACACAACGCCGGCGCTGATCCTTTCCGCATTGGGTGAGGTGGATGATCGCGTGACTGGCCTGCGCGCCGGCGGCGATGACTACCTCACCAAGCCATATGCATTTTCCGAACTTCTTGCGCGCGTGGAAGTGTTGAGGCGGCGTTCGGGTTCAAAGGATATCGAGACATCCTATCAGGTGGGAGACCTTGAGCTTGACCGGCTCTCTCATACCGTTCGCCGCGCCGGCAGGGAGATCGTGCTGCAACCCCGGGAGTTCCGTCTTCTGGAATTCATGATGCGCCATGCGGGACAGGTGGTCACCCGCACCATGCTTCTCGAAAATGTCTGGGATTACCATTTCGACCCGCAGACCAACGTCATCGATGTGCATATCTCGCGGCTGCGGGGCAAGATCGAAAAGGATTTCGACAAGCCGTTGCTCCATACCGTGCGAGGCGCGGGCTACATGCTGAAGGACTGA
- a CDS encoding DUF2585 family protein has protein sequence MVAQENLLLRAYRQRPVAVTAFCVLAILALQALFLKLMGQTTICDCGTVKLWYSDPSGPETSQHIGDWYTYSHFLHGLLFYGLLWLFAPRVPLGYRLALAVGLEAAWEMAENTPMVINRYRESALAEGYYGDSVVNSLSDTLATIAGFFVARFSPLWLSILLVVATEIFMAVMIRDNLTLNILQLVYPSQTISNWQVGG, from the coding sequence GTGGTCGCACAGGAAAATCTGCTGTTGAGGGCCTACAGGCAAAGACCGGTTGCGGTGACCGCTTTCTGTGTGCTTGCCATACTCGCCCTTCAGGCGCTTTTTCTGAAGCTTATGGGACAGACGACAATCTGCGACTGCGGAACGGTAAAACTCTGGTATTCCGACCCGTCTGGCCCCGAGACCTCCCAGCACATTGGTGACTGGTACACCTATTCGCATTTCCTGCACGGTTTACTGTTCTACGGCCTTCTCTGGCTTTTCGCGCCGCGTGTGCCGCTCGGCTACCGACTTGCGCTTGCCGTGGGGCTGGAGGCTGCATGGGAGATGGCAGAGAACACGCCCATGGTGATCAACCGATACCGGGAGTCGGCGCTCGCCGAGGGCTATTACGGAGACAGCGTGGTCAATTCGCTCTCTGACACGCTTGCCACCATCGCCGGATTCTTCGTCGCGCGCTTTTCGCCCCTCTGGCTCAGCATTCTTCTGGTGGTCGCAACGGAGATTTTCATGGCGGTCATGATCCGCGACAATCTCACGCTCAACATTCTCCAGCTTGTCTATCCATCGCAGACAATCTCCAACTGGCAGGTCGGTGGCTGA